A stretch of Colletotrichum lupini chromosome 2, complete sequence DNA encodes these proteins:
- a CDS encoding thiol-specific monooxygenase, with translation MAGKIKRVAVIGAGPSGAIATDALVEEQAFDTVRVFDRRPIPGGTWIYTPHLPPNIPSLKALLDGKADAPVPIPSQLPAQTPKSEAINSHQVRFSDTAQHEHLHTNITPEIMSFTTEPFPETLTERIREKYGDDAPFRGREQIREWVENIFVRNGHQELLELSTTVELAAKEGDEWVLTLRKEHPGKDYWWQERFDALIVATGHYNVPWLPSIEGITEYDERFPGRIVHSKHFRNSDKYKGKKVIVVGGSVSSHEILHEVLPVAQHPVYASLRGEPLPHFGWAPFTHPHISVQKQIIKFDPDTGAITFEDETVVEGVDYVVFGTGFTFSFPFLPEVQERIRQVDRRLSGVYFHTWDVEDPTLAFLGMCGGGFTFRLFEWQAVAVSRLLAGRGNPLPSKKEQKQWEKDRVAEFGGGKDYYTIAPFYKEVFEYFRSVAGDPAPGTTGRVLPPFDDKLLDIWATMGSAKANFWEDSRKKAEDELNEQPIRSRL, from the exons ATGGCTGGTAAGATTAAGAGAGTGGCCGTAATCGGCGCTGGGCCCTCAGGCGCAATTGCTACAGATGCCTTGGTCGAGGAACAAGCTTTCGACACAGTCCGAGTCTTTGATCGACGGCCCATCCCAGGGGGAACCTG GATCTACACCCCACACTTGCCTCCTAATATCCCATCTCTCAAAGCACTCTTAGATGGAAAGGCCGATGCTCCCGTTCCAATCCCATCTCAACTCCCAGCCCAGACACCCAAGTCAGAGGCTATCAACAGCCACCAGGTCCGATTCTCGGATACCGCTCAGCACGAGCATCTACACACCAACATAACCCCAGAGATTATGAGCTTTACCACTGAACCCTTTCCAGAAACTCTGACTGAACGGATCCGAGAGAAATATGGCGATGACGCTCCCTTTCGCGGCCGGGAACAGATCCGGGAGTGGGTTGAGAACATCTTTGTCCGTAATGGGCACCAAGAACTTCTCGAATTGAGTACCACCGTGGAACTTGCAGCCAAAGAGGGTGACGAATGGGTTCTTACACTGAGGAAAGAGCACCCTGGAAAAGACTACTGGTGGCAGGAGAGATTTGATGCCCTCATTGTAGCAACTGGGCACTACAACGTACCCTGGCTTCCGAGTATCGAGGGAATCACGGAATATGACGAAAGGTTTCCGGGCCGTATTGTGCACAGCAAGCACTTTAGGAATTCCGATAAGTATAAGGGAAAG AAAGTTATTGTCGTGGGAGGTTCGGTATCGTCGCACGAGATCCTCCACGAAGTCCTGCCAGTTGCCCAACACCCGGTTTATGCTTCACTTCGTGGAGAGCCTCTGCCTCACTTTGGCTGGGCCCCTTTTACACACCCCCATATTTCTGTTCAGAAGCAGATCATCAAATTCGACCCAGATACCGGTGCAATAACCTTCGAGGATGAAACCGTAGTCGAAGGCGTAGACTATGTGGTTTTCGGGACTGGTTTCACCTTCAGCTTCCCTTTCTTGCCGGAGGTACAAGAACGCATACGTCAAGTTGACCGGAGGTTGTCGGGAGTCTACTTCCACACTTGGGATGTCGAAGATCCGACCCTCGCTTTCTTAGGCATG TGTGGAGGTGGCTTCACTTTCCGCCTTTTCGAATGGCAAGCAGTCGCGGTATCTCGTCTTCTGGCAGGCAGGGGCAACCCCTTACCATCAAAGAAGGAACAGAAGCAGTGGGAGAAAGACCGTGTCGCAGAGTTTGGTGGAGGCAAGGACTACTACACCATCGCACCATtctataaagaggtatttgAGTACTTCAGGTCGGTGGCAGGAGACCCCGCGCCGGGAACCACAGGTCGCGTCTTGCCACCTTTCGACGACAAGTTGTTAGACATTTGGGCGACTATGGGTTCCGCGAAAGCCAACTTTTGGGAAGACTCCAGAAAGAAAGCAGAGGATGAGCTCAATGAACAGCCCATCAGATCGAGGCTGTAG
- a CDS encoding maltose permease: MAGVSEKPAGFAELSKNKRVLAWCLLIFILPINFGYELALVGNILAIPAFLDRFGTTTTSGIKEVPTQDQQILNASTTVGIVLAAYCTGFISDIIGRRMVVICGCVLCIAGIIVQGFSNSILTLFGGKLISTVGYGLGHALGPVYVAEIAPDSLRGVCLILINTMIVIGQWSCALVGYGGSFIKSDWGWRLPVLAQLVPPFLMLVLGGILLPESPSWLLMKGRREEAGKSLRKFNGPRHNVEESLAMMEATLEKQRALSQGGASYLDCFRGTNLRRTTIVCMVYLTQQFAGAQLVVGYLSYFFTIAGVGNPIGIAQVCYSIQLLGNICSWFLVERVGRRPLIVWGTIAMTALLLVIGGLGVPKNNQSALTAMVALMALWGFIFQLSIGAVGYAVGGETASPRLRQKTYSINVMSNTAAACLVTQLMPFLINPSNANLGGKVAFVFFGPSLLCSIYLYFCFPEMKGRSYLELENMFQKRLPTREFKNYRFEIETVEVDDGEKVAVVLKD; encoded by the exons GCCTCCTAATCTTCATTCTACCCATCAACTTCGGATACGAGCTTGCACTAGTTGGCAACATACTTGCAATCCCTGCCTTCCTCGACCGCTTCGGGACGACCACGACCTCCGGCATCAAGGAGGTTCCGACCCAAGATCAGCAAATCCTCAATGCCTCAACTACTGTCGGTATTGTGCTAGCCGCATATTGCACTGGGTTCATCTCGGACATTATCGGCCGCCGCATGGTGGTCATATGTGGCTGCGTTCTTTGCATTGCTGGGATTATCGTACAAGGCTTCTCGAACTCGATCTTGACGCTCTTTGGCGGCAAGCTCATCAGCACCGTCGGCTACGGACTGGGCCACGCTCTGGGACCCGTCTATGTCGCTGAGATTGCACCAGACTCTCTGCGGGGAGTATGCCTTATTCTCATCAACACCATGATCGTCATTGGACAATGGTCTTGCGCTCTGGTCGGCTACGGCGGGTCTTTCATCAAGAGCGACTGGGGCTGGAGGTTGCCTGTGCTCGCCCAGCTGGTGCCTCCGTTCTTAATGCTGGTACTTGGAGGAATTTTACTGCCAGAGTCGCCGTCGTGGCTTCTAATGAAGGGCAGACGCGAGGAAGCTGGAAAATCGCTACGCAAATTCAACGGCCCAAGACACAACGTGGAAGAGAGTTTGGCAATGATGGAAGCTACGCTCGAAAAGCAGAGGGCGTTGAGCCAAGGTGGCGCCTCATACTTGGACTGTTTTCGAGGTACCAATTTGCGCAGAACTACAATCGTTTGCATGGTGTATTTGACACAGCAATTTGCTGGTGCTCAGCTGGTTGTGGGATACCTATCATA CTTCTTTACTATTGCAGGGGTGGGAAATCCTATCGGTATTGCTCAGGTTTGTTACAGTATTCAGCTGCTTGGCAATATCTGCTCGTGGTTCTTAGTTGAACGAGTTGGTCGCAGACCACTGATAGTCTGGGGAACTATTGCTATGACGGCTCTGCTGCTAGTGATTGGTGGCTTGGGTGTTCCGAAGAATAACCAAAGCGCTCTTACTGCCATGGTTGCACTTATGGCTCTTTGGGGATTCATA TTCCAACTATCAATTGGTGCTGTTGGGTACGCTGTCGGTGGCGAAACTGCATCCCCTCGCCTTCGTCAAAAGACCTACTCTATCAACGTGATGAGCAATACGGCGGCCGCCTGTCTTGTCACGCAGCTCATGCCGTTTTTGATCAACCCCAGCAACGCCAATCTCGGGGGTAAGGTTGCATTCGTCTTCTTCGGACCGTCGCTGCTATGTTCTATCTATCTCTACTTTTGCTTCCCAGAGATGAAGGGCCGCAGTTACTTGGAGCTGGAGAACATGTTCCAGAAGCGACTGCCAACTCGAGAATTTAAGAACTATCGTTTTGAGATTGAGACTGTCGAGGTTGATGATGGGGAGAAGGTTGCGGTGGTCCTGAAGGATTGA